Proteins encoded together in one Caldicellulosiruptor saccharolyticus DSM 8903 window:
- a CDS encoding EamA family transporter, protein MNYLWLIFGLLSALFASLVAIFGKIGLKNLDTNVATAIRAVIMALFLVLVIIFQGRLNKIGEILASKKAILFIVLSGVAGALSWLFYFLALKNGKVQQVAPIDRLSVVFAIVLAAIFLGEKISFYTGLGVLLIAIGSIFVALG, encoded by the coding sequence ATGAACTATTTGTGGCTCATATTTGGACTTTTATCAGCTCTGTTTGCCTCTCTTGTTGCAATCTTTGGCAAGATTGGTCTTAAAAATCTTGACACAAACGTGGCAACAGCAATAAGAGCGGTCATTATGGCCTTATTTCTAGTTTTAGTAATCATATTTCAAGGTAGGCTAAACAAAATAGGAGAAATATTGGCAAGCAAAAAGGCTATTTTGTTTATCGTTTTAAGTGGTGTTGCGGGGGCACTGTCATGGCTATTTTACTTTTTGGCTCTCAAGAATGGAAAGGTTCAGCAGGTTGCACCAATTGACAGGCTTTCTGTTGTGTTTGCAATAGTGCTTGCTGCAATTTTTCTTGGAGAGAAGATTTCGTTTTATACAGGCTTAGGAGTTTTGCTTATCGCTATCGGGTCCATTTTTGTTGCTCTTGGCTAA
- a CDS encoding AraC family transcriptional regulator, whose product MKTCFIVNTSLEKGLPIYLKSVGSNEYQEHIIRKNGHPDYHYLHTLEGSGYLIVDGQKYLVDENTAFFLYPGIAHEYFAATSKWSTIWLTFNGPASETILKTMGIRPFEIFKLTNKKYLEGMLEAISNKASVYNYIVSIECSQLIYSFILHMFLNLQNKIEKNFENNYLKLLPVLQYIEENYKKAISLDEISSIVNLSPQHLCTVFKKTFQTTPYEYLIRVRIQKAKELLMRQSSIQIKEVCYEVGFKNPSYFCYMFKKLEGITPLQFKRLFG is encoded by the coding sequence ATGAAAACCTGTTTTATTGTCAATACATCACTTGAAAAAGGGCTTCCAATCTATCTCAAAAGCGTTGGTTCTAATGAGTACCAGGAACATATTATAAGGAAAAACGGTCATCCTGATTATCATTATTTGCATACATTAGAAGGAAGTGGATATTTGATTGTTGATGGGCAAAAGTACTTAGTTGATGAGAATACAGCCTTTTTCTTGTATCCAGGCATTGCCCATGAGTATTTTGCAGCAACATCTAAGTGGTCGACCATTTGGCTTACTTTTAATGGACCTGCATCAGAAACAATTCTCAAAACAATGGGAATAAGACCTTTTGAAATATTCAAGCTCACAAACAAAAAGTACTTGGAAGGAATGTTAGAAGCAATATCGAACAAAGCAAGTGTCTATAATTACATTGTGTCAATTGAATGCTCTCAGCTTATCTACAGCTTTATTCTTCACATGTTTTTAAACCTTCAAAATAAGATTGAAAAAAACTTTGAAAATAATTATTTAAAGCTTTTACCAGTACTTCAGTACATTGAAGAAAACTATAAAAAAGCTATTTCCCTTGATGAGATATCAAGCATAGTAAATCTTTCGCCACAGCATCTGTGCACAGTATTTAAAAAAACGTTTCAAACAACTCCTTATGAGTACTTAATAAGGGTTAGAATTCAAAAGGCAAAAGAACTTTTGATGAGGCAAAGCTCAATTCAAATAAAAGAGGTTTGCTATGAAGTTGGTTTTAAAAATCCAAGCTATTTTTGCTATATGTTCAAGAAATTAGAGGGTATTACCCCTTTGCAGTTTAAAAGGCTTTTTGGATAG
- a CDS encoding SIMPL domain-containing protein, translating into MKTKRLKVMLIVIVLLFVSAFIFSLWRAEASSAPASQSKTEINVKGVASVFAEPDIAVVTFGVLSEDISADAAYSKTSSKINKIIDAIKKLGIDSKDIKTLRISVYPKYSYNKDNNTSKIVGFYASTDLRITVRNIFQVGKVIDSAFKNGANIFSDLRFDISNVAPYYNQALAKALENAKEKANVLAKGLGVSLGKPRIVNENTYVNAPPIVYKTQEMALSASSSQVQAGTIEIKAEVTLIY; encoded by the coding sequence GTGAAAACAAAAAGATTAAAGGTAATGCTAATAGTAATTGTGCTATTGTTTGTAAGCGCCTTTATATTTTCTCTATGGAGAGCTGAAGCCTCGTCAGCTCCAGCATCTCAATCAAAGACAGAGATAAATGTTAAAGGAGTAGCTTCAGTTTTTGCAGAGCCTGACATTGCAGTTGTGACGTTTGGTGTTTTGAGTGAAGATATTAGTGCAGATGCTGCTTATTCCAAAACATCTTCAAAGATAAACAAAATAATAGATGCAATAAAAAAACTTGGCATTGATTCAAAGGATATAAAGACACTTAGAATTAGCGTTTACCCAAAATACTCGTATAACAAAGACAACAATACATCAAAGATAGTTGGGTTTTATGCATCAACAGACCTGAGAATCACAGTAAGAAATATATTCCAAGTAGGGAAAGTTATTGACAGTGCATTTAAAAACGGCGCAAATATATTTTCTGATCTGCGATTTGATATTTCAAACGTAGCACCATACTATAATCAAGCCCTTGCAAAGGCACTTGAAAATGCAAAAGAAAAAGCAAATGTTCTAGCAAAAGGGCTTGGGGTTAGTTTAGGAAAACCAAGAATTGTGAACGAAAATACCTATGTAAACGCACCACCAATTGTATACAAGACTCAGGAGATGGCACTTTCAGCGTCATCTTCACAAGTACAAGCAGGAACAATAGAAATAAAAGCAGAAGTTACGCTTATTTACTAA
- the trxA gene encoding thioredoxin — translation MANNIVTLTSENFEREVLQSDIPVVVDFWAAWCGPCRMVAPVIEELAQEYAGKVKFAKLNVDDYGDIAYAFRIMSIPTIMLFKNGQAVDKIIGARPKSDFVNFINRNL, via the coding sequence ATGGCAAACAACATTGTAACTTTAACAAGCGAAAACTTTGAAAGGGAAGTATTACAATCGGATATCCCTGTAGTTGTTGATTTTTGGGCTGCATGGTGTGGACCATGCAGAATGGTTGCACCTGTTATTGAAGAGCTCGCTCAAGAGTATGCTGGCAAAGTTAAGTTCGCAAAATTAAATGTTGATGACTATGGCGATATTGCATATGCATTTAGAATTATGAGTATACCAACTATCATGCTCTTTAAAAATGGTCAAGCTGTTGACAAGATAATTGGTGCAAGACCAAAGAGTGATTTTGTAAACTTCATAAACAGAAACTTATAA
- a CDS encoding metal-sensitive transcriptional regulator, whose amino-acid sequence MDELYKEKENLLLRLRKIEGQIKGIQKMIENDKSCNEVLTQIAAVKAALNKVGAIILEKYSKSCIAEYKNTENEKSIDELIETLLRFIK is encoded by the coding sequence ATGGATGAGCTTTATAAAGAAAAAGAAAATCTTCTTTTGAGACTTCGCAAAATTGAAGGACAAATAAAGGGTATCCAGAAGATGATTGAAAATGACAAGTCGTGTAATGAGGTTTTAACTCAAATAGCAGCTGTCAAGGCTGCTCTTAATAAGGTGGGTGCAATTATTCTTGAAAAGTATTCAAAGTCATGTATTGCTGAGTACAAAAATACCGAGAATGAAAAAAGTATTGATGAGCTGATAGAAACCTTACTAAGGTTTATCAAATAA
- a CDS encoding glycosyltransferase family 4 protein: MSIKPVFVSTYPPRECGIATFTQDLVNAIEKYNDVRHCYVIALSKDKHLYDNRVLYDINQDKFSNYVKAANLINVADIDVVIIEHEYGIFGGEDGDYIVPFVKLIKKPIITTFHTVLKNPTAKQFEILKKLADASYKVITMAKTTKEILTDVYDIEEEKIEIVHHGVPYMDLEDKETLKRKYNLGGKRVISTFGLISPGKGLEYAIQAMDKVRKEFTDTVYLILGQTHPNIKRLKGEEYRDKLVNLVRELKLENNVIFVDKYLTKREIMEYLRLSDIYLTPYIGREQAVSGTLAYAIGSGKAIVSTPYTYAQEMLSDGRGMLVEFEDAHSIADAIITLLKDENLRKEIEKKTLEIGKEMYWHNVAKRMIDIFYDVVQLNKKVGVIA; this comes from the coding sequence GTGTCTATCAAACCAGTTTTTGTAAGCACTTATCCCCCAAGAGAATGTGGTATTGCCACATTTACACAAGATTTGGTAAATGCAATTGAAAAATATAATGATGTAAGACATTGTTATGTAATTGCACTTAGCAAGGACAAACATCTTTATGACAATAGAGTTTTATATGATATAAATCAAGATAAATTTTCTAATTATGTAAAAGCTGCTAATTTAATTAATGTGGCAGATATTGATGTTGTTATAATTGAGCATGAGTATGGTATATTTGGTGGGGAAGATGGGGACTATATAGTTCCATTTGTAAAGCTTATCAAAAAGCCAATCATTACAACATTCCACACAGTTTTGAAAAATCCAACAGCAAAACAATTTGAGATACTCAAAAAACTTGCTGATGCAAGCTATAAGGTAATAACTATGGCAAAGACAACAAAAGAGATATTGACGGATGTATACGACATTGAAGAGGAGAAGATAGAGATAGTTCACCATGGAGTACCATATATGGACTTAGAAGATAAAGAAACCTTAAAAAGAAAATACAATCTTGGTGGGAAAAGGGTTATAAGCACATTTGGACTAATTAGTCCCGGCAAGGGTTTAGAGTATGCTATACAAGCTATGGACAAGGTAAGAAAGGAATTTACGGATACAGTGTATTTGATTTTGGGTCAGACACATCCAAATATAAAGAGGCTCAAAGGTGAAGAGTACAGAGACAAACTTGTAAATTTGGTAAGAGAATTAAAATTAGAAAACAATGTGATATTTGTTGACAAGTATCTTACAAAAAGAGAGATAATGGAATACCTGCGCCTATCCGATATCTACCTCACTCCTTACATAGGGAGGGAGCAGGCGGTATCAGGTACACTGGCATATGCAATTGGCAGCGGCAAGGCAATAGTATCAACACCGTACACTTACGCACAAGAGATGCTCTCTGACGGAAGAGGAATGCTGGTTGAATTTGAAGATGCTCACTCTATTGCAGATGCTATCATAACCCTCTTGAAGGATGAAAACCTCAGAAAAGAGATTGAGAAAAAGACGTTAGAGATTGGAAAAGAGATGTACTGGCACAATGTTGCAAAAAGGATGATTGATATATTCTACGATGTAGTACAGCTTAATAAGAAAGTTGGGGTGATAGCATGA
- a CDS encoding glycoside hydrolase family 88 protein, with translation MKKGMKRLVLPSLNTKHLFRMTDSTGILQHAKFSVPNYKEGYTTDDNARALIVALRLFEKTGDKAYLDLVYRYMAFLYNSYTDNGYFRNFMNYSKVFIDEKGTEDCFARSLIALSYVYSSDVLDSSIKELSYVMLKRSLRNVLELKYPISMAYAIIALSMLHDIKEFSNEAKIYLEALSEKLLNLYKKHSDENWKWFSNKLTYANAILPYALFRAFAVTEKERYLKVAKESLDFLTTILFENGILRVIGNRGWYEKGKERSYFDEQPIDACDCVLAYTEAYKITEDKEYKEKALKAFRWFLGENVHKQPLYDEKTGGCRDGIEEDGINQNQGAESTICYLLARLYIEDLIKSEEKNKEVV, from the coding sequence ATGAAGAAAGGTATGAAACGCCTTGTCCTACCTTCGTTAAACACAAAGCACCTGTTTAGAATGACAGATTCAACTGGTATTCTGCAGCATGCAAAATTCTCTGTTCCAAACTACAAAGAAGGATATACAACAGATGACAACGCACGAGCTTTAATTGTTGCACTCAGGCTTTTTGAAAAGACAGGTGACAAGGCATATTTAGATTTGGTTTACAGATACATGGCATTTTTGTATAATAGCTATACTGACAATGGATATTTCAGAAACTTTATGAACTACTCAAAGGTGTTTATTGACGAAAAGGGGACAGAGGACTGTTTTGCAAGGTCACTGATAGCCCTCTCTTATGTCTATTCTTCTGATGTGCTTGACAGCAGCATAAAAGAGCTCTCATATGTAATGTTAAAGCGATCTCTCAGAAACGTCCTTGAACTAAAATATCCTATCAGTATGGCATACGCGATCATAGCTCTGTCTATGCTGCATGACATTAAAGAATTTTCAAATGAGGCAAAGATATATTTAGAAGCCCTTTCAGAAAAACTTCTTAACCTTTACAAAAAACATTCTGATGAAAATTGGAAATGGTTTTCTAACAAGCTCACATATGCAAATGCCATACTTCCATATGCACTTTTTAGAGCATTTGCAGTAACCGAAAAAGAAAGGTATTTGAAGGTTGCAAAAGAGTCACTTGATTTTCTTACAACCATTTTATTTGAAAATGGAATTTTGCGTGTGATTGGTAACAGAGGTTGGTATGAAAAGGGGAAAGAGCGTTCATACTTTGATGAGCAGCCAATAGATGCATGTGACTGTGTACTTGCGTATACAGAGGCGTATAAGATTACTGAAGATAAAGAGTACAAAGAAAAAGCTCTAAAAGCGTTTAGATGGTTTTTGGGCGAAAATGTTCACAAACAGCCTTTGTACGATGAAAAAACTGGCGGGTGTAGAGATGGAATTGAAGAAGATGGAATAAATCAAAACCAAGGTGCAGAGTCTACAATTTGTTACCTTTTAGCAAGACTTTATATTGAAGATTTGATAAAAAGTGAAGAGAAGAACAAAGAGGTTGTGTAA
- a CDS encoding tRNA (adenine(22)-N(1))-methyltransferase has translation MYSKRIEAILKILEKCTTLADIGCDHGYVAVEAIKRGFALRVFAVDINQKPLQKAIELSKKEGVYHKIEFFVGNGFEPIREPVDQAVIAGVGGKTISNILSSAKEKVKHTKLVLQPMKDVEFLRRWLFENGFEIKEEFVVNDKEKFYVIIKTERSFNIEYSEIDVYVGRHVRNRSKESLEYLLRKKEKLRKIAEMKKENKKDFSEEKKVLEMIEEVLNEW, from the coding sequence GTGTACTCAAAGCGAATAGAAGCAATTTTGAAAATTTTAGAAAAGTGCACCACGCTTGCTGACATTGGCTGTGACCATGGCTATGTTGCTGTTGAGGCAATAAAAAGAGGGTTTGCATTGAGGGTATTTGCAGTTGATATAAATCAAAAACCTCTTCAAAAAGCGATAGAACTTTCAAAAAAAGAAGGAGTTTATCATAAAATAGAGTTTTTCGTGGGAAACGGATTTGAACCAATTAGAGAGCCAGTTGACCAAGCTGTTATTGCTGGAGTGGGTGGAAAGACAATTTCAAATATTTTGTCTTCTGCAAAAGAGAAGGTTAAACACACAAAGCTTGTTTTGCAACCAATGAAAGATGTGGAGTTTTTGAGAAGATGGCTTTTTGAGAATGGATTTGAAATAAAAGAGGAGTTTGTTGTAAATGATAAGGAAAAGTTCTACGTAATAATAAAAACAGAAAGGTCATTTAATATTGAGTATTCTGAGATTGACGTATATGTTGGAAGACACGTTCGCAACAGAAGTAAGGAATCTTTAGAATATCTTTTGAGAAAAAAAGAGAAACTGAGAAAAATAGCAGAGATGAAGAAAGAAAATAAAAAAGATTTTTCGGAAGAAAAAAAGGTCTTAGAGATGATTGAGGAGGTTTTAAATGAATGGTAA
- a CDS encoding Nif3-like dinuclear metal center hexameric protein has product MVSIQEIATFLENYFPKKLSYDWDNVGLQVGSFSAKVDSILICVDVTEDVLNEAKDLGVRLVISHHPLIFQGLKSIKDDTPEGRLIIDTIKNDIAILSFHTNADVSKHGINFYLAKLLNLENIEGLSVKQKNGYFKIVVYVPSDYKDEVLEAMAQEGAGFVGKYSHCFFAVEGQGCFKPQEGANPFVGKIGELERVDEVRLESIVPEEKLKNVIKAMLKAHPYEEVAYDIYRLENDISYECIGVIGQRSIEAENLIKELKEKLNLSFVKASLVKNQFKKIAIVSGSGKDFIKDVYFKGADCFISGEIGHHGILLARSLGLSTIEIGHYESEKVFIDIVFELFDKFDKKDKLKIYKSQVNTSYAKIY; this is encoded by the coding sequence ATGGTAAGCATCCAAGAAATTGCAACGTTTTTGGAAAACTACTTTCCTAAGAAACTCTCATATGATTGGGACAATGTAGGGCTTCAGGTGGGGAGTTTTTCAGCAAAGGTAGACTCAATATTGATTTGTGTTGATGTCACAGAGGATGTTTTAAATGAGGCAAAAGACCTTGGGGTGAGACTCGTTATCTCACATCATCCTTTAATCTTTCAGGGGTTAAAATCAATTAAAGATGACACACCTGAGGGAAGATTAATAATAGATACTATAAAAAATGATATAGCTATTTTATCTTTTCACACAAATGCAGATGTCTCAAAGCATGGTATAAATTTTTATCTTGCAAAGCTATTAAACCTTGAGAATATAGAAGGTTTGAGTGTAAAACAAAAGAATGGGTATTTTAAGATTGTTGTGTATGTTCCCTCAGATTACAAAGATGAAGTATTAGAAGCAATGGCACAAGAGGGTGCTGGTTTTGTAGGAAAGTATAGCCACTGCTTTTTTGCAGTTGAAGGGCAAGGTTGTTTTAAGCCGCAGGAGGGTGCAAATCCTTTTGTAGGAAAGATTGGCGAGCTTGAGAGGGTGGACGAGGTAAGGCTTGAGAGCATTGTTCCAGAGGAGAAGCTAAAAAATGTGATAAAAGCCATGCTAAAAGCCCATCCGTATGAGGAGGTTGCATATGATATATACAGGCTTGAAAATGATATTTCGTATGAGTGTATAGGTGTTATTGGGCAGAGGAGTATTGAAGCTGAAAATCTTATAAAGGAATTGAAAGAAAAACTTAATCTCTCATTTGTAAAAGCAAGTCTTGTAAAAAATCAGTTTAAGAAGATTGCAATTGTTAGTGGCTCTGGCAAGGATTTTATAAAGGATGTTTATTTTAAAGGTGCTGACTGTTTCATTTCTGGTGAGATAGGGCATCATGGGATACTTTTAGCAAGGTCGCTTGGACTTAGTACAATTGAGATTGGTCATTATGAGAGTGAAAAGGTTTTTATTGACATAGTTTTTGAGCTCTTTGACAAATTTGATAAAAAGGATAAATTAAAAATATACAAATCACAAGTAAATACAAGTTATGCTAAGATTTACTGA
- the ligA gene encoding NAD-dependent DNA ligase LigA, with amino-acid sequence MSEFIKKRIRELVDLINYHDYKYYVEDNPEISDYEYDMLYRELVELEKQYPEYIFPDSPTQRVGGKVKEGFKEVVHRVPLLSLSNVFSEGELYDFDRRLRELLGTDDFNYVVEYKIDGLSVALEYENGLFVRGATRGDGNVGEDVTENLKTIRSIPLKLKDDINIVVRGEVFMPKDEFIKLNQEREENEEPLFANPRNAAAGSLRQLDPRITAQRKLDIFVFNVQWCEKELKTHDEALRYLKYLGFKVSPDYVVCSNIKEAYEAIKKVEEKRGLLPFEIDGAVVKLNQLALRDVAGSTAKSPRWAVAYKFPPEKKETKLIDIEVNVGRTGILTPTAVLEPVRISGSVVSRATLHNMDYIRQKDIRIGDTVVVQKAAEIIPEVVEVVFSKRTGNERIFEMPKKCPVCGADVIKFEDEVAYRCTGVECPAKSYRLILHFVSRDAMDIAGMGEMIVKNLFERGLIKTPADIYDLKFDDLVNLERFGVKSTNNLLKAIEASKKRPLDRLIFALGIRHIGQKAAKTLAEHISSIDDLFTITEEELLKLPDFGEKMAKSVVTFFRQDQTKHLIERLKKAGVNTVAEKKAKSDILKGYTFVLTGALSKYSRSQAKEILESLGARVSESVSKKTTAVIVGEDPGSKLTKAQELNVKILYEQDFERLISAKSHEEVEKILME; translated from the coding sequence ATGAGTGAGTTTATTAAAAAGAGGATTCGAGAGCTTGTTGACCTTATAAATTATCACGATTATAAGTACTATGTTGAAGACAATCCAGAGATAAGCGACTATGAATATGATATGCTCTACAGGGAGCTTGTTGAGCTTGAAAAACAGTATCCAGAATATATCTTTCCTGACTCCCCCACACAAAGGGTTGGTGGCAAGGTAAAAGAAGGGTTTAAAGAGGTGGTTCACAGGGTACCGCTTTTGTCACTTTCGAATGTGTTCAGTGAAGGGGAGCTTTATGACTTTGACAGGAGACTGAGAGAACTTCTTGGTACAGATGATTTCAATTATGTTGTTGAATACAAGATTGACGGGCTTTCTGTTGCGCTTGAGTATGAAAATGGTCTTTTTGTAAGAGGCGCAACACGCGGCGATGGCAATGTAGGTGAAGATGTTACTGAAAACCTAAAAACAATTAGGTCAATTCCATTAAAACTTAAAGATGATATAAACATAGTTGTGCGTGGCGAGGTATTTATGCCGAAAGACGAGTTTATCAAGCTTAATCAAGAAAGAGAAGAAAATGAAGAGCCGCTTTTTGCAAACCCACGAAATGCCGCAGCAGGGTCGCTTCGCCAGCTTGACCCCAGAATAACGGCACAGAGAAAGCTTGATATATTTGTTTTCAATGTTCAATGGTGTGAAAAAGAACTCAAAACTCACGATGAGGCGCTAAGGTATCTAAAATATTTAGGATTTAAAGTTTCACCTGACTATGTTGTTTGTAGCAACATAAAAGAGGCATATGAGGCGATCAAAAAGGTAGAAGAGAAAAGGGGGTTGCTTCCTTTTGAGATAGACGGTGCTGTTGTGAAGTTAAATCAATTAGCCCTGCGTGATGTGGCAGGCTCAACTGCAAAGTCGCCAAGATGGGCAGTTGCTTACAAATTCCCGCCAGAGAAAAAAGAGACAAAGCTTATAGACATTGAAGTAAATGTAGGTCGCACAGGTATTCTCACTCCAACTGCAGTACTTGAACCTGTTAGAATATCAGGGTCGGTTGTGTCCCGTGCAACCCTTCACAATATGGACTATATAAGGCAAAAGGATATCAGAATTGGTGACACAGTAGTAGTTCAAAAAGCGGCGGAGATAATACCAGAGGTTGTTGAGGTTGTGTTTTCAAAGCGCACAGGAAATGAAAGGATTTTTGAGATGCCAAAAAAATGTCCTGTGTGCGGAGCAGATGTTATAAAGTTTGAAGATGAGGTTGCATACAGATGCACAGGTGTTGAGTGTCCTGCAAAGAGCTATAGGCTAATTTTACACTTTGTATCGCGTGATGCGATGGACATTGCTGGCATGGGCGAGATGATAGTAAAAAATCTATTTGAAAGGGGTTTAATCAAGACACCTGCTGATATTTATGATTTGAAGTTTGATGATTTAGTAAACCTTGAGAGATTTGGTGTCAAATCTACAAACAACTTATTAAAGGCTATAGAAGCATCTAAAAAACGGCCTCTTGACAGACTAATATTTGCCCTGGGTATAAGACACATTGGACAAAAGGCTGCAAAGACATTAGCAGAGCATATATCCTCAATTGACGACCTTTTTACAATTACTGAAGAAGAACTTCTTAAACTTCCTGACTTTGGTGAGAAGATGGCAAAAAGCGTTGTGACCTTTTTCCGTCAAGATCAAACTAAGCACCTAATTGAAAGGCTCAAAAAAGCAGGGGTTAATACTGTAGCTGAGAAGAAAGCAAAATCGGACATTTTAAAAGGATATACATTTGTGCTAACAGGTGCTCTTTCAAAGTACTCAAGAAGCCAAGCAAAAGAGATTTTAGAGTCTTTGGGTGCAAGAGTGAGTGAAAGTGTCTCTAAGAAGACTACTGCTGTGATTGTTGGTGAGGACCCTGGCAGCAAACTTACAAAAGCCCAAGAGCTAAACGTAAAGATTTTGTATGAGCAAGATTTTGAAAGACTCATTTCTGCAAAGTCACACGAAGAGGTTGAAAAGATTTTAATGGAGTGA
- a CDS encoding ABC1 kinase family protein, producing MANARKRRINRLRYITNVFIKHGFGYVFSSTPLVRFRRFSENRINRGQRLKNALEELGTTFIKMGQLLANRPDLVPEDIIVELKKLQENVKPFSFEEVKNVLKEENLLEKFEYIEKEPIATASIGQVHIGYVNGQKVAIKVRRPNIDNEVKTDIEILRKLASILDRYSPVKSIISFSEIVNELANVLLHEIDFRFEQSNMKKLKKALSNKEVIIPDVYDELSSDKVLVTSFIEAKTLNAIDVDSLPQIERIRLGKKLINLYLSQIFELGIFHADPHPGNILITNDHGIAFVDFGMIGRLSSQDKESLSTLLLGIVLNDKKMAIKAFKELGIISRGVDANKFYKEVENIVNHYINQPIASIKIAEIFNDVFKLTFKYKLKIPEQLILLGRTLSLLENSIAILKVDLNILEAILPYVNRLILKSRLSKLRLTNILNVLFSYFNLFEFLPKKVETILDKLEDDEFILNIELKNLDKVLQRIERLANKFSLSIILLSVSIIIAGMTVGGLLSPALYKTILSTWYLWALRLGILILISLIIVMLLMIIRKEK from the coding sequence TTGGCAAACGCAAGAAAAAGAAGAATCAATAGGTTAAGGTATATCACTAATGTGTTTATAAAACATGGCTTTGGGTATGTGTTCAGCAGCACTCCACTTGTGAGATTTAGAAGATTTTCTGAAAATAGGATAAACAGAGGCCAAAGACTAAAAAACGCTTTAGAGGAGCTTGGCACAACATTTATCAAGATGGGCCAGCTTCTTGCAAACAGACCAGATTTGGTTCCAGAAGACATTATTGTGGAGCTAAAAAAATTACAAGAAAATGTAAAGCCCTTTTCTTTTGAAGAAGTAAAAAATGTATTAAAAGAGGAAAATTTGCTTGAAAAGTTCGAATACATTGAAAAAGAGCCAATTGCAACAGCGTCAATTGGGCAGGTTCACATCGGATATGTAAATGGTCAAAAAGTGGCCATTAAAGTAAGAAGACCAAATATTGACAATGAAGTAAAAACTGATATAGAGATATTGAGAAAGCTTGCATCTATTTTAGACAGGTACTCACCAGTTAAAAGTATTATAAGCTTTTCTGAGATTGTAAATGAGCTTGCAAATGTCCTTTTGCATGAGATTGATTTTAGGTTTGAACAGAGCAATATGAAAAAACTCAAAAAAGCTCTATCAAACAAAGAAGTTATCATTCCAGATGTCTATGATGAACTTTCATCAGATAAAGTTTTGGTTACAAGCTTTATTGAAGCAAAAACATTAAATGCTATTGATGTTGACTCTCTTCCTCAAATTGAGAGGATAAGGCTTGGGAAAAAGCTTATAAATCTTTACCTATCACAAATATTTGAACTTGGAATATTCCACGCAGACCCTCACCCTGGTAATATTCTAATTACAAATGACCATGGCATTGCGTTTGTAGATTTTGGTATGATAGGAAGACTGAGTAGCCAAGACAAAGAAAGCCTTTCAACTTTGTTACTTGGAATAGTTCTAAATGACAAGAAAATGGCAATAAAGGCGTTTAAAGAGCTTGGGATTATTAGCAGGGGTGTTGATGCCAACAAGTTTTACAAGGAAGTTGAGAATATAGTTAATCATTATATCAACCAGCCTATTGCTTCAATTAAAATTGCGGAGATATTCAATGACGTGTTCAAACTCACATTTAAGTATAAGCTAAAAATTCCTGAGCAACTTATTTTGCTTGGGAGGACTCTGAGCCTTCTTGAAAATAGCATAGCAATTTTGAAGGTTGATTTGAACATCTTAGAAGCAATTTTGCCTTATGTAAACAGGCTAATTTTGAAGAGTAGATTGTCAAAGCTGAGACTGACAAATATCCTAAATGTGCTATTTTCATATTTTAATCTATTTGAATTTCTGCCCAAAAAAGTTGAAACAATCCTTGACAAGCTTGAAGATGATGAGTTTATCTTAAACATTGAGCTAAAGAATTTAGACAAGGTACTGCAGAGAATTGAGAGGCTTGCAAATAAATTTTCACTTTCGATTATACTTCTGTCTGTGAGTATAATAATTGCAGGGATGACAGTTGGGGGGCTTTTGTCCCCTGCATTATATAAAACAATTTTATCTACTTGGTATTTATGGGCTTTAAGATTGGGTATATTAATATTGATTAGCCTTATTATTGTCATGCTTTTGATGATTATAAGAAAAGAAAAATAA
- a CDS encoding phasin family protein, with protein sequence MKDLLEKVINIGLGVFALSKEKVERVVNELAEKGEISKNEVQEVIQKIMEKGEEQKKELNEYISKQVESILKKMNLATKSEVLTEERIREIVREEISKSQNQ encoded by the coding sequence ATGAAAGACCTTTTAGAAAAGGTTATCAACATTGGGCTTGGTGTATTTGCGCTATCTAAAGAAAAGGTAGAAAGGGTTGTGAACGAACTTGCTGAGAAAGGTGAGATTAGCAAGAATGAAGTACAAGAGGTAATTCAAAAGATAATGGAAAAAGGTGAAGAACAGAAAAAAGAGCTAAACGAGTATATATCAAAACAGGTTGAAAGTATATTGAAGAAGATGAATCTTGCAACAAAGTCTGAGGTTTTGACAGAAGAAAGAATAAGAGAGATTGTAAGAGAGGAAATTTCAAAGTCTCAAAATCAATAA